One window of Mauremys mutica isolate MM-2020 ecotype Southern chromosome 20, ASM2049712v1, whole genome shotgun sequence genomic DNA carries:
- the LOC123353390 gene encoding syntaxin-2-like, whose product MKMERQLLFLKKIIFWLTSSSRLRNSNNIAKIAQNVEEVKKKHSIILSAPNSEGTIEQSFDQDGNANRTSVEVRIQKTQHSVLSWKLVEVMTEYNKIQTQFPERSKGRIQRQLEITGKNTTDEELEEMLESGNPSIFTCDIISDSQITRQALNEIESRHKDIMKLESNMRALHDMFTDMAMFVETQGEMINSIEKNVVNASDDTEHAKENTKEAVKYQSKARRRDVDSEAVECLLDLGHVDLAWAQAQGPCR is encoded by the exons ATGAAGATGGAGAGACAACTATTGTTTTTGAAAAAGATCATTTTTTGGCTGACTTCTTCCAGCAG GTTGAGGAACTCAAACAATATAGCTAAAATAGCACAAAATGTGGAAGAAGTTAAGAAGAAACACAGCATTATCTTGTCTGCACCAAATTCTGAAGGCa CTATTGAACAAAGTTTTGATCAAGATGGGAATGCTAATCGAACATCAGTTGAAGTCAGGATACAAAAAACACAG CACTCGGTATTGTCCTGGAAGCTTGTGGAGGTCATGACAGAATACAATAAGATCCAGACTCAGTTTCCAGAACGCAGCAAAGGACGGATACAGCGACAGTTAGAAATAA CTGGGAAAAACACCACTGATGAAGAACTGGAAGAAATGTTAGAAAGTGGTAATCCTTCTATTTTCACTTGTGAT ATTATATCGGACTCCCAAATTACTAGACAAGCTCTGAATGAAATTGAGTCACGACACAAAGATATTATGAAACTGGAATCCAATATGCGGGCGCTACATGACATGTTTACGGACATGGCTATGTTTGTTGAGACTCAG ggTGAAATGATCAACAGCATAGAAAAGAATGTGGTGAATGCATCAGATGATACAGAACATGCTAAAGAGAACACAAAAGAGGCAGTTAAATATCAAAGTAAAGCACGAAGG AGAGATGTAGACTCCGAGGCTGTGGAATGTCTGCTGGATCTCGGACACGTCGATCTGGCCTGGGCACAAGCACAGGGACCATGCAG